A genome region from bacterium includes the following:
- a CDS encoding T9SS type A sorting domain-containing protein, whose product MKHQRLTHTILCFLLLGCAIVPTAFAQIVAPESGVWDDAHSRYLFSCAGNGTIVSRSLGGQTSIWASGLTQPKGMALLGDTLYVTDVTIVRAYNLNSGQFLFTMTFPASSFLNDIAVDTEFIFVSDMQVNAIYRATVGSRAGSPYCVGNVQAPNGIWIDHPNNRVLFVSFRVNSPIQSVSRTESGSATTVRTTTLSELDGFTCDRWGRYYVTSWTTNSVYQISLQESSTPVVVASNINGPADMFIGPTDSVLVVPAMNANQIQFVPFSLPPTGRINSLTGSLRFYFHPNTPCYENIFVTNTGTVPLHIDSIRTNQTYFFPSPDSSYTVEPSDTISIRIGCLVPYDTSRFVWGDIYLFSDDRYQFVTVISAQASNIDMAVSEPFQNPIGFSISPLYPNPFNAEAKLRVKVTQATHLQISLHNLEGRFLQSIENRNVTPGVFDYSLSSQSLANGVYFVQIRGNGRPIATHKAVVLK is encoded by the coding sequence ATGAAACACCAACGTCTTACCCACACCATCCTGTGTTTCCTTCTACTTGGATGCGCCATTGTTCCAACGGCGTTCGCACAAATCGTCGCGCCAGAAAGCGGTGTGTGGGATGACGCCCATTCGCGTTATCTTTTCTCCTGTGCTGGGAACGGCACTATCGTCTCACGATCACTGGGCGGGCAAACATCGATATGGGCATCCGGCTTAACGCAACCAAAAGGAATGGCACTACTCGGCGATACCCTCTATGTAACCGATGTTACAATCGTGCGAGCATACAACCTGAATTCCGGTCAATTCTTATTCACCATGACATTTCCCGCGTCAAGTTTTTTGAATGATATCGCCGTCGATACGGAGTTCATCTTCGTATCAGATATGCAAGTCAATGCAATATATCGGGCAACCGTCGGCAGCCGTGCCGGTTCACCCTATTGCGTCGGCAACGTACAAGCGCCCAACGGGATTTGGATTGATCATCCGAATAATCGCGTCCTGTTTGTTTCGTTCCGGGTGAATTCACCGATCCAGTCGGTTTCACGTACCGAGAGCGGCAGTGCCACCACCGTTCGTACCACCACACTTTCCGAATTGGATGGCTTCACCTGCGACCGTTGGGGTAGATACTATGTAACGAGTTGGACTACCAACTCGGTCTACCAAATCTCGTTGCAAGAGAGCTCTACTCCAGTCGTTGTTGCGAGTAATATCAACGGACCCGCTGATATGTTCATCGGACCGACCGATTCCGTTCTTGTTGTTCCAGCAATGAACGCCAACCAAATACAATTTGTGCCGTTTTCCTTGCCGCCAACTGGACGAATAAATTCACTAACCGGTTCTCTGCGGTTTTACTTTCATCCTAATACACCTTGTTATGAAAACATATTCGTTACGAATACAGGAACCGTTCCGCTTCACATCGACTCGATCCGAACAAATCAAACGTATTTTTTCCCATCACCCGATTCCAGCTACACGGTCGAACCCTCTGATACTATTTCGATCCGAATCGGATGTTTAGTCCCTTACGACACTTCTCGATTTGTTTGGGGAGATATCTATTTATTCAGTGACGACCGATACCAGTTTGTAACAGTAATTTCCGCCCAAGCAAGCAATATCGACATGGCTGTTTCCGAACCATTTCAGAATCCAATTGGATTTTCTATATCGCCACTATATCCTAATCCATTCAATGCTGAAGCAAAACTCCGGGTGAAAGTTACACAAGCGACTCACCTTCAGATTTCCTTACATAATCTCGAAGGGAGATTTCTCCAGTCCATCGAAAATCGAAACGTAACTCCCGGTGTATTTGACTACTCCCTCTCCTCACAATCGTTAGCAAATGGAGTATATTTTGTGCAAATACGAGGAAACGGGAGACCAATCGCGACACACAAAGCAGTCGTTTTAAAATAG
- the cmk gene encoding (d)CMP kinase, whose product MPLGSLRFTLEQLPVIAIDGPAGAGKSAVAKLVASALQLPHIDTGAMYRALTYKAMRKDVLLEDGLMLAELADNSMITFTADGKTILDGIDVSDAIRSPEVSANVSAVSAHPAVRERMVDLQRAAGALGAVLEGRDIGTVVFPDAILKVFLIASDVVRAKRRQLDLQSMGVERTLEEVLEEIRRRDKFDSERVTSPLRKARDAKSLDTSNLTIEQVVGTIVQWANENGVGIVWQAV is encoded by the coding sequence TTGCCCCTCGGATCCCTTCGATTCACATTAGAACAATTGCCGGTTATCGCGATCGATGGTCCGGCAGGAGCTGGAAAAAGCGCAGTTGCAAAACTAGTCGCTTCGGCTCTGCAACTTCCTCATATCGACACCGGCGCGATGTACCGTGCATTGACATACAAGGCGATGCGCAAGGATGTTTTATTAGAAGATGGGCTAATGCTTGCTGAGCTTGCCGACAACAGTATGATCACTTTCACAGCCGATGGAAAGACGATTCTCGACGGTATCGATGTTTCCGATGCGATTCGGTCCCCCGAAGTATCTGCAAACGTAAGTGCGGTATCGGCGCATCCTGCCGTACGAGAGCGGATGGTCGATTTGCAGCGAGCAGCCGGTGCATTAGGCGCGGTTTTAGAAGGTCGCGATATCGGAACGGTGGTGTTTCCTGATGCGATTCTTAAAGTATTTTTAATCGCATCCGACGTCGTTCGGGCGAAACGCCGTCAACTTGATTTACAATCGATGGGAGTTGAACGGACATTGGAGGAAGTACTCGAAGAAATCCGCCGGCGCGATAAATTCGACAGCGAGCGTGTCACCTCCCCATTACGCAAAGCACGCGATGCAAAATCACTCGACACCTCCAATCTTACGATTGAACAAGTTGTCGGAACAATCGTTCAATGGGCGAATGAGAATGGAGTCGGAATCGTATGGCAGGCAGTTTAA
- a CDS encoding 1-acyl-sn-glycerol-3-phosphate acyltransferase: protein MAGSLTARTSRRFGYWFIQLIARCGLKALFGMKVVGLENVPRTGGLWLVSNHQSNFDPPIVGSTVPREIYFAAKKSLFKGLLGKIIVYCNSIPVNRTGFDLDIVRKTTTLVKNGNAVIIFPEGTRSLDGTFLPIKGGVGMLLQMAPAMVLPIRIEGSWRLDKKMYRKEKLCLYVGKPIPPEQFLNVEGEGTERHVAIANAVFNEIRKLGNGNPERAANE, encoded by the coding sequence ATGGCAGGCAGTTTAACCGCTCGTACAAGCCGTCGGTTCGGCTATTGGTTCATTCAGTTGATCGCCCGTTGCGGACTTAAAGCGCTGTTCGGCATGAAAGTTGTTGGTCTGGAAAATGTTCCCCGAACCGGAGGGCTGTGGTTAGTCTCCAATCATCAATCGAATTTTGATCCACCAATTGTCGGTTCGACCGTACCTCGGGAAATTTATTTTGCTGCAAAGAAATCACTGTTCAAAGGACTGTTGGGAAAAATCATCGTGTATTGCAATTCGATACCGGTGAATCGAACAGGATTCGATCTGGATATCGTTCGTAAAACGACAACGCTGGTGAAAAACGGGAATGCCGTTATCATTTTTCCCGAAGGAACCCGTTCATTGGATGGTACATTTCTTCCCATTAAAGGCGGCGTCGGGATGTTACTGCAGATGGCTCCAGCAATGGTATTACCCATCCGGATTGAGGGGAGTTGGCGGCTCGATAAAAAAATGTACCGGAAAGAAAAACTCTGTTTGTATGTTGGAAAACCAATTCCACCCGAACAATTTCTCAATGTGGAAGGGGAAGGCACTGAGCGCCATGTAGCCATCGCCAACGCTGTATTTAACGAAATCCGTAAGTTAGGAAATGGTAATCCGGAACGTGCAGCGAATGAGTGA
- a CDS encoding phosphotransferase, whose protein sequence is MSEPPQFLPEPEQCEILTRLFTQHYGSDCTSINRLKGDASARSIFRLTSAKNTSVIGVYGPHPEENRAFLAFTKEFMSAKLPVPQLLSSEDSGFAYLLEDLGDETLFLRLNSLRGENHRQFPSDAIGSFYREAVQQLVQFQTKVHLAPLRQFCYQGDVFDGAAWQRDHQYFLNMFVATLHPDKFDRKALSEEFTQHYALLSDFPKGYFLYRDFQSRNIMVTPLGLRFLDYQSGREGSPVYDIASLLYDARANLPEDFRQELRELHCEVFSDQTGVKPKILREAFAPYALLRILQALGSYGNNGIKQRKPGYADSIPFGIQNALTVLETDTRLRKFTNLQRLLTRIAEQESWINLLS, encoded by the coding sequence ATGAGTGAACCACCTCAATTCCTTCCCGAGCCGGAGCAATGCGAAATCCTCACGCGGCTCTTTACGCAGCACTATGGCAGCGATTGCACATCAATTAACAGGTTAAAAGGTGACGCGAGTGCTCGTTCCATTTTCCGGCTGACTTCTGCAAAGAATACCAGCGTTATTGGAGTATATGGACCACATCCGGAAGAGAACCGCGCATTTCTTGCCTTTACCAAAGAATTCATGTCGGCGAAGCTACCGGTACCTCAACTGTTAAGTAGTGAAGATTCTGGTTTTGCGTATTTGCTGGAAGACTTGGGCGATGAGACACTCTTCCTGCGATTAAACTCCTTACGTGGTGAAAACCACCGACAGTTTCCCAGCGATGCTATCGGATCGTTCTACCGGGAGGCGGTTCAGCAGTTAGTACAATTCCAAACGAAAGTACATCTCGCGCCGCTTCGGCAATTTTGTTATCAGGGTGATGTCTTCGATGGTGCCGCATGGCAACGCGATCATCAGTATTTTCTGAATATGTTCGTTGCGACGTTACATCCCGATAAATTCGACCGGAAGGCGTTATCGGAAGAGTTCACGCAACACTACGCTCTACTATCCGACTTTCCGAAGGGATATTTTTTATATCGCGATTTTCAATCGCGTAACATTATGGTCACTCCACTCGGTCTTCGCTTTCTCGATTATCAGTCGGGACGGGAAGGGTCGCCAGTCTACGATATTGCATCGTTGTTGTATGACGCCCGAGCAAATCTCCCCGAAGACTTCCGGCAAGAGTTGCGCGAACTGCATTGCGAAGTCTTTTCCGATCAAACCGGGGTGAAACCAAAAATTCTGCGAGAAGCATTTGCGCCATACGCCCTATTGCGTATTCTGCAAGCGCTCGGCAGTTACGGCAATAATGGAATAAAACAACGGAAACCGGGCTATGCCGATTCGATTCCGTTTGGCATTCAAAACGCTTTGACGGTACTGGAAACCGATACCCGATTACGAAAATTCACCAACTTACAACGTCTGCTTACGCGTATCGCCGAGCAGGAATCTTGGATAAACCTTTTGTCATAA
- a CDS encoding sugar phosphate nucleotidyltransferase, translating to MDLLIRIYSFGFSTGNQPLDPTGNGGGFVFDCRGLYNPGRVDELRNQTGRDFAVCSLLDNESDVAGFLDHTYELIINIATTYKMRAFTDLSAAFGCTGGRHRSVYCAEHIANRLRTAGYKVRVVHWQMERVESRFATRRAMVLAAGLGTRLQPITNTIPKALVTAHGKSMLDWTLESLERVNCREITINSHHHADQIESWIEEKRSQLNSTILHYSFEPEILGTGGGIRQAARWLHSPTPVLIHNADIWSDFDWEVLYTLHRKEDLASLVVQKRQSSSYLLVDEEQRVCGLETKGIRRIVATPHGELSQFGFCGVHLVSTTLLEQIHTLKHASIIESYLEWIANGATVRAITLAGNWFDMGSPEKLEQLSHFLQTKMNS from the coding sequence ATGGATTTGTTGATACGCATCTACAGTTTTGGTTTTAGTACAGGTAATCAACCCCTTGATCCAACTGGTAATGGCGGCGGATTTGTTTTCGATTGTCGAGGACTCTACAATCCCGGTCGCGTCGACGAACTTCGTAACCAAACCGGACGCGACTTTGCTGTGTGTTCGCTGCTTGACAACGAATCCGACGTCGCGGGTTTTCTCGATCATACCTATGAGTTAATCATAAATATCGCTACTACCTATAAGATGCGTGCGTTTACCGATTTATCGGCGGCATTTGGTTGCACCGGCGGACGGCATCGTTCGGTGTACTGCGCCGAGCACATCGCGAATCGGTTACGTACTGCCGGTTATAAAGTGAGGGTCGTTCATTGGCAAATGGAACGGGTAGAATCTCGATTTGCAACCCGTCGGGCGATGGTTTTAGCGGCGGGACTGGGTACCCGATTGCAGCCGATTACCAACACCATTCCGAAAGCTTTGGTAACCGCACACGGTAAATCGATGTTGGATTGGACGCTCGAATCGCTGGAACGTGTGAATTGCCGGGAAATCACGATCAATAGCCATCATCACGCCGATCAAATTGAATCATGGATTGAGGAAAAACGTTCACAACTAAACTCAACCATATTGCACTATTCTTTTGAACCAGAGATTCTGGGAACCGGCGGTGGCATCCGCCAGGCGGCGCGTTGGCTTCACAGCCCAACTCCGGTACTTATTCACAATGCCGATATCTGGAGCGACTTTGACTGGGAAGTACTCTATACGCTTCATCGCAAAGAAGATCTCGCATCGCTGGTTGTTCAGAAACGGCAAAGTAGCAGCTATTTGTTAGTCGACGAAGAGCAGCGGGTATGTGGATTAGAGACGAAAGGCATTCGCCGGATTGTAGCTACTCCACATGGCGAACTTTCGCAATTTGGATTCTGTGGTGTGCATTTAGTTTCGACAACGCTACTGGAGCAAATTCATACGCTAAAACATGCGTCGATTATCGAGAGCTATTTAGAATGGATCGCAAACGGTGCGACAGTTCGAGCTATCACTCTTGCCGGAAACTGGTTTGATATGGGTTCCCCGGAAAAACTGGAACAATTATCACACTTTTTACAAACGAAAATGAATTCGTAA